The proteins below come from a single Haliaeetus albicilla chromosome 22, bHalAlb1.1, whole genome shotgun sequence genomic window:
- the TEX47 gene encoding testis-expressed protein 47, with amino-acid sequence MSEEAPALGRPDSPEPAALERQNLLAVQRERLGRTGQVGKRRRKRRRRRMRRQQGRGGASGPPLFWPLLSPQCRFPLHRLLVVARLGEGMAAEDVAGYHRELFENALEDHSREQVSGLLLLYSSYILHVVESCSSTIHLIIQDLASLQNQGHSALLQEIKVLVVAHNIPTRLFPDWYVAIATAPVTCPQDSMQSQSTAEVVAECLTLLLQLTACIQSFEDDSEDTSESVHTLAPELLIPAETINYLCNAEECASPEDFLRIYLSPSQPALDSGKLHTV; translated from the exons ATGTCGGAGGAGGCCCCGGCGCTGGGGCGGCCGGATTCACCAGAGCCTGCGGCTCTGGAGCGGCAGAACCTGCTGGCTGTGCAGCGGGAGAGGCTGGGCCGCACCGGGcaggtgggaaagaggaggaggaagaggaggaggagaaggatgaggaggcagcagggccGGGGTGGTGCGAGTGGGCCTCCCCTCTTCTggcctctcctctccccacagtgCCGGTTCCCGCTCCACAGGCTGCTGGTGGTGGCCCGGCTGGGCGAGGGGATGGCGGCGGAGGACGTGGCAG GTTATCACAGAGAATTGTTTGAAAATGCATTAGAAGACCACTCAAGAGAACAAGTCTCAGGTCTGCTACTTCTCTACTCCAGCTATATTCTTCATGTAGTAGAG TCTTGCAGTAGCACAATCCATCTCATCATCCAAGATTTAGCTTCTCTCCAAAATCAAGGTCATAG TGCTTTACTCCAGGAAATTAAAGTTTTAGTGGTGGCACATAACATCCCCACCAGACTGTTCCCAGACTGGTACGTGGCAATAGCAACGGCTCCCGTGACATGTCCACAAGACTCAATGCAATCACAGTCTACAGCAGAGGTGGTTGCAGAGTGCCTCACCCTCCTACTCCAACTCACAGCCTGCATTCAAAGTTTTGAG GATGACAGCGAGGATACCAGTGAGAGTGTACACACTCTTGCACCTGAGCTGCTAATCCCAGCAGAGACAATTAACTATTTGTGTAATGCTGAAGAATGTGCAAGTCCAGAAGATTTTCTGAGAATTTATTTAAGTCCTTCACAACCTGCCCTGGATTCAGGTAAACTGCATACAGTTTGA